A section of the Oncorhynchus nerka isolate Pitt River linkage group LG3, Oner_Uvic_2.0, whole genome shotgun sequence genome encodes:
- the LOC115141342 gene encoding uncharacterized protein LOC115141342, with product MKCVSGFLSIIIALFISSTGAQDVVVYGQVGETVTLPRSKWGSEKVLVQWFFGKDTQPLMTRNSHGRETIDPEWKHRLSLSKTDFSLIINNIRLEDFKSFKCELKDFMPQTTTSVTFRLFRVSVQPVSPLLAGKNLNLKCDIEEIFKGTQRRWLSPQKQDLNEDKRAQIRNDGSLTVMSVTGQDHGEWTCVVTYQGREAYAHTPVTVIDLSPVHPQPIYTSVSSLSLLHLPCFFSIPPPLSWSDSQEKSIQGGRWTFTPSPVAGSLTGVFQTLANLSLGPPLAWVVNQKRGLDVSALQRANLNLSLSKKGVTEGDRGEYTCAVEFQRGDTLKRSMRVEVLQVFSSPAPVAFVGQEVNLTCTLGHPLTSDLKVKWIPPRQSSLLALGSDPDSAHLTIPEARDINGGRWRCELWRNKTKLTSVEITLKIERVPMDVWLLVTICGAAVIFVLLLILTVILNRRHRQRVTMPRRGKRRICRCKDPQPKGFYRN from the exons ATGAAGTGTGTTTCTGGATTCCTTTCAATCATTATTGCATTGTTCATCTCCTCAACAG GGGCTCAAGATGTGGTTGTGTATGGTCAGGTGGGAGAGACGGTCACACTTCCCAGATCAAAGTGGGGTTCAGAAAAGGTGTTGGTACAATGGTTCTTTGGAAAGGACACACAACCTTTGATGACCCGCAACTCCCATGGTCGAGAGACGATAG ATCCAGAGTGGAAACACAGGCTGTCTCTGTCCAAGACGGACTTCTCCCTGATCATCAACAATATCAGACTGGAGGACTTCAAATCCTTCAAATGTGAATTGAAAGATTTCATGCCACAAACAACTACCTCAGTCACATTCAGACTGTTCCGTG tgagTGTACAGCCAGTCTCTCCCCTGTTGGCTGGGAAGAATCTTAATCTGAAGTGTGACATAGAGGAAATATTTAAGGGGACACAGAGAAGATGGCTTAGTCCCCAGAAACAGGACCTGAACGAGGACAAGCGTGCCCAGATCAGAAATGACGGCAGCCTGACAGTAATGAGTGTCACTGGCCAAGACCATGGAGAGTGGACCTGTGTGGTGACATACCAGGGCAGGGAAGCCTATGCCCACACCCCTGTTACTGTAATAG acctctcccctgttcaTCCACAGCCTATCTacacctctgtctcctccctctctcttctccatctgccATGTTTCTTTTCCATTCCTCCTCCACTATCCTGGTCAGACAGCCAGGAGAAGAGCATCCAGGGAGGCCGCTGGACCTTTACCCCAAGCCCAGTGGCAGGCTCCCTCACTGGGGTCTTCCAGACCCTCGCCAACCTCTCCCTGGGGCCTCCATTAGCCTGGGTGGTCAATCAGAAGAGAGGGCTGGATGTCTCCGCCCTGCAGAGGGCAAATCTAAACCTCTCCCTGTCAAAGAAAGGCGTGACGGAGGGGGACAGGGGCGAGTACACCTGCGCTGTGGAATTCCAGAGGGGGGACACCCTGAAGAGAAGTATGCGTGTGGAGGTGCTACAGG tTTTTTCCTCTCCAGCTCCAGTGGCCTTCGTAGGTCAGGAGGTCAACCTCACCTGCACCCTGGGCCACCCTCTGACCTCTGACTTGAAAGTGAAATGGATCCCACCACGACAATCCTCCCTCCTCGCTTTAGGCTCCGACCCCGACTCCGCCCATCTCACCATACCGGAAGCGAGGGATATAAATGGTGGGAGGTGGAGGTGTGAATTGTGGAGGAACAAAACCAAGCTGACATCAGTGGAGATCACACTGAAGATCG AGCGAGTCCCCATGGACGTGTGGCTGTTGGTCACCATCTGTGGCGCAGCCGTCATCttcgtcctcctcctcatcctcaccgTCATTCTCAACCGACGCCACAGACAG CGGGTGACGATGCCCAGACGTGGCAAACGCAGAATCTGCCGCTGCAAAGA CCCCCAACCTAAAGGATTCTACAGAAACTAG